The DNA region GGGGCCTCGCCGTCGGCGCCGTAGGTGCCCTTCCCGCGCAGGGTGTGGACCACGCCCATGCGCTCCAGCTCCAGATAGGCCCGCGCCACCGTGTTGCTGTTGACGCCCAGGTCCACGGCGAGCTGGCGGACGGTGGGCAGCCGCGCGCCCGGGGGCAGAGCCCCGGCCGCCGCGTTCACCTTCACCCAGTCGACGATCTGCCGATAGATGGG from bacterium includes:
- a CDS encoding GntR family transcriptional regulator, with product MKHQARPLTLDTASGLPIYRQIVDWVKVNAAAGALPPGARLPTVRQLAVDLGVNSNTVARAYLELERMGVVHTLRGKGTYGADGEAP